In Mastigocladopsis repens PCC 10914, a single window of DNA contains:
- a CDS encoding Mo-dependent nitrogenase C-terminal domain-containing protein: protein MLSTEIHNSKTARQIANLIPQVCPFTRKTKLFNHTPSQLSNVI, encoded by the coding sequence GTGCTGAGTACCGAGATCCATAATTCCAAGACGGCTCGACAGATTGCTAATCTGATTCCGCAAGTGTGTCCCTTTACACGCAAGACTAAACTCTTCAATCACACCCCCAGCCAACTGAGCAACGTCATCTAG
- a CDS encoding carbohydrate ABC transporter permease, whose product MSNIQTIRSREQRTAWIFLLPALLLLLFVFGYPIVRAFWLSFFTQNLGTKLQPVFSGWENYARIAGDGRFWQSFWTTTVFTIITVVVELLLGLGIALVLNQRFFGRGVVRTIAILPWALPTALIGLAWAWIFNDQFGVVNDLLLRLNLMKTGINWLGEPTLAMIAVIVADVWKTTPFISILLLAGLQSISPDLYEAHAIDGATPWQSFYQMTLPLLMPQILIAMLFRFAQAFGVFDLIAVMTGGGPGGATEVVSLYIYSTVMRYLDFGYGAALVVCTFMLLIAAVAIASFLLNKSRMNTSY is encoded by the coding sequence ATGAGTAACATACAAACAATACGAAGTCGAGAACAACGAACGGCGTGGATTTTCTTACTACCCGCCTTACTGTTGCTGTTGTTTGTCTTCGGCTATCCAATAGTTCGTGCTTTTTGGTTAAGTTTCTTTACTCAAAATTTGGGAACGAAGCTGCAACCCGTCTTTTCTGGATGGGAAAACTACGCGCGGATAGCAGGAGATGGTCGTTTCTGGCAAAGTTTCTGGACAACAACAGTATTCACCATAATCACCGTGGTGGTAGAACTACTGCTAGGACTCGGTATTGCTCTGGTTTTGAATCAGCGGTTTTTTGGACGGGGTGTTGTGCGTACAATCGCTATTTTACCTTGGGCTTTGCCCACTGCTCTTATTGGTCTTGCCTGGGCGTGGATTTTTAATGACCAGTTTGGGGTTGTTAATGACCTTCTGTTGCGGCTGAATTTGATGAAAACTGGAATTAACTGGTTGGGAGAACCAACACTGGCGATGATAGCCGTGATAGTTGCAGATGTCTGGAAAACAACTCCATTTATTAGTATCTTGCTATTAGCTGGTTTGCAGTCGATTTCGCCAGATTTGTACGAAGCTCACGCGATTGATGGCGCGACACCTTGGCAAAGCTTCTATCAAATGACTCTACCCCTTTTGATGCCACAAATTCTCATTGCGATGCTGTTTCGCTTTGCTCAAGCTTTTGGGGTTTTCGACTTGATTGCTGTGATGACCGGAGGTGGTCCTGGTGGTGCTACAGAAGTCGTATCACTCTACATTTACTCTACCGTCATGCGCTACTTAGACTTTGGGTATGGGGCTGCACTGGTCGTTTGTACTTTCATGTTGTTGATTGCGGCGGTAGCTATTGCTAGTTTTTTACTCAACAAATCTCGAATGAATACATCTTACTAA
- a CDS encoding helix-turn-helix domain-containing protein, producing MATAMPEDKVIDDQGSHPEIALNKFVTPILSSEKAGWKNILAEYWHMPAHELPSQLLSDYVINLHFKRPAKAELMWDGRLLSKRFTHGEITILPPGLPCKGVYLEASDFLVLRLQPALVTQVAQELGYADCIEIAPSLGVVSPQIQHIGLALKAELESGCLSGRLYGESLATALASYLLQQHSTSKQRVQEMSGGLPNYKLCSTLEYINDNLENELTLAQLASVVQMSPYHFARLFKKSTGFTPHQYVMNCRIERAKILLAEKKLSVVEICEYVGFRSPSHFIALFRKHTSMTPKAYRNQL from the coding sequence ATGGCGACAGCAATGCCAGAAGATAAAGTTATAGACGATCAGGGTTCTCACCCAGAGATAGCACTGAATAAATTTGTTACACCAATTCTTTCTAGTGAGAAAGCAGGGTGGAAGAATATTCTTGCCGAATACTGGCATATGCCTGCCCACGAGTTGCCTTCACAATTGTTATCGGATTATGTCATTAACCTACACTTTAAGCGTCCAGCTAAAGCAGAACTGATGTGGGATGGGCGTCTTCTTAGCAAGCGCTTTACACACGGTGAAATAACAATTCTTCCTCCTGGTTTACCATGTAAAGGGGTCTATTTAGAGGCTAGTGATTTCCTCGTGCTACGCCTTCAACCTGCTCTTGTCACCCAAGTTGCACAGGAGTTAGGCTATGCGGATTGTATTGAAATTGCACCTAGTTTGGGAGTAGTCAGTCCCCAAATTCAACATATTGGGCTGGCGCTTAAGGCAGAACTTGAATCTGGATGTTTGTCTGGACGTCTTTATGGTGAATCACTAGCAACCGCGCTAGCGAGTTATTTGCTACAGCAACATTCTACCTCCAAGCAACGCGTCCAAGAGATGAGTGGTGGTTTACCCAACTACAAGTTGTGTAGCACACTCGAGTATATCAATGACAATCTTGAGAATGAGTTGACACTTGCTCAACTTGCAAGCGTAGTGCAAATGAGTCCCTATCACTTTGCTCGCCTCTTTAAGAAGTCAACGGGTTTTACTCCTCATCAATACGTGATGAATTGTCGAATTGAGCGAGCAAAGATACTACTGGCAGAGAAAAAATTATCCGTTGTAGAGATTTGTGAGTATGTTGGCTTTCGCAGTCCAAGCCACTTCATAGCACTGTTTCGCAAGCATACGTCAATGACACCAAAAGCATATCGAAATCAGTTGTAG
- a CDS encoding S1 family peptidase — MTWRWQRLRLSSNLLLVTCLSGIAISLLRQVTVSVSCNYLDPNLAKVSQPTNQLSAQQVQQLAEAITVKVLSNELLGSGTLIKREGQVYSVITNAHVIRAANPPYQIQTPDGRIYPATLSNAVFQDNDLALLEFRSTNAIYTVATVGDSATLTVGDKVFIGGFTSNAAAAPVPSQLEPSQDLSGESPHSGFSAQRSDSSTEVPSAGEKLLTPPPAANSGVTKEFLFTTGQVSLVLDKALEGGYQIGYTNDIRKGMSGAPLLNHQGEMVGINGLHKDPLWDTPDLYHDGSEPCKPLQDLITRSSLAVPIKTVVELAP; from the coding sequence ATGACTTGGAGGTGGCAACGACTACGTCTCAGTTCTAACCTGTTGCTAGTTACCTGTCTTAGTGGAATTGCAATTTCACTGCTACGACAGGTAACAGTTTCTGTTTCTTGCAACTACTTAGATCCCAACCTTGCTAAAGTTTCACAGCCGACAAACCAACTTTCGGCACAACAGGTGCAACAACTAGCTGAGGCAATTACGGTCAAAGTTCTCTCAAACGAGTTACTAGGATCGGGAACTTTGATCAAAAGGGAAGGGCAAGTTTACAGCGTGATCACTAATGCTCATGTCATCAGAGCTGCTAATCCTCCCTATCAAATTCAAACTCCAGATGGACGCATTTACCCAGCTACGCTTTCCAACGCAGTTTTTCAGGATAATGATTTGGCTTTGTTGGAGTTTCGTAGCACAAATGCAATTTATACAGTTGCAACGGTGGGCGATTCAGCGACGTTGACAGTAGGGGATAAGGTGTTTATTGGTGGATTTACCTCAAATGCGGCTGCCGCGCCAGTACCAAGCCAGTTGGAACCCTCCCAAGATCTGAGCGGCGAAAGCCCCCACTCAGGCTTTTCTGCACAACGCAGTGACTCCTCAACCGAAGTTCCCTCCGCAGGCGAAAAGCTTCTCACCCCCCCTCCAGCAGCAAACAGTGGTGTCACAAAAGAATTTCTTTTTACCACTGGTCAAGTTTCTTTGGTGCTAGACAAGGCTTTAGAAGGAGGCTACCAAATCGGGTACACCAATGATATCCGTAAGGGTATGAGTGGGGCACCTTTGCTGAACCATCAGGGTGAGATGGTGGGCATCAATGGATTGCATAAAGACCCACTGTGGGATACTCCTGACTTGTATCATGATGGCTCAGAGCCTTGCAAACCCTTACAGGATCTTATTACTCGCTCCAGCTTGGCAGTGCCTATCAAAACAGTCGTAGAATTGGCTCCATAA
- a CDS encoding ABC transporter ATP-binding protein: MATLELKNLNKTYTPKVIPVKDVNLSVDDNEFLTLLGPSGCGKSTTLRMIAGLEEPTRGRIFLGGEDITFKRPGDRNMAMVFQSYALYPHMSVYENLASGLKLKKTPRAEIQQRVTEVAKLLGLEELLQRKPGQLSGGQRQRVAVGRALVRRAQVYLLDEPLSNLDALLRERVRADIKQIFAAQKAPVVYVTHDQTEAMTLSTKVAVLNNGLVQQLDPPERIYNHPANLFVAGFVGSPQMNLLTLPCKGHYAMLGHSRMVLPDIPTVPPEIVLGIRPEHVRIAQPDDTQTIQGQVYLVENLGMHNLISVRVANSQGEPLTVRALLPPDQKWHNEQMTLALPSQNIHWFDVQSGDALR, translated from the coding sequence ATGGCGACACTTGAACTGAAAAACTTAAATAAAACATATACTCCCAAAGTTATTCCAGTTAAAGACGTTAACTTGAGTGTAGATGACAATGAATTTCTCACTTTACTAGGTCCAAGTGGCTGTGGTAAGTCTACGACACTGCGAATGATTGCAGGGTTGGAAGAACCTACTCGTGGTCGGATATTTCTTGGAGGCGAGGATATTACATTTAAGCGACCAGGCGATCGCAATATGGCGATGGTGTTTCAAAGCTATGCGCTTTATCCCCACATGAGTGTGTACGAAAACCTAGCCTCTGGACTGAAGCTGAAAAAAACCCCTCGCGCTGAAATTCAACAGCGAGTGACAGAAGTTGCAAAACTTCTAGGATTAGAAGAATTATTGCAACGCAAACCAGGTCAATTATCAGGGGGACAAAGACAAAGGGTAGCCGTCGGTCGGGCGTTGGTGCGTCGCGCTCAAGTTTACTTGCTTGATGAACCGCTGAGTAACCTAGATGCGCTCTTGCGTGAACGAGTCCGAGCTGATATTAAGCAAATATTTGCTGCCCAAAAAGCCCCAGTGGTTTATGTGACTCATGACCAGACAGAAGCGATGACGCTTTCCACAAAAGTGGCTGTACTTAACAACGGTCTCGTCCAGCAACTCGACCCACCAGAGCGCATCTACAACCATCCAGCTAATTTATTTGTAGCTGGATTTGTTGGCAGTCCGCAAATGAATTTGCTGACCCTACCCTGTAAGGGACATTACGCAATGTTAGGTCATTCAAGAATGGTGCTGCCAGATATACCAACAGTACCACCAGAAATTGTGTTAGGAATCCGTCCAGAACACGTCCGCATTGCACAACCAGATGATACACAGACGATTCAAGGTCAAGTGTATCTGGTGGAAAACTTAGGTATGCACAATTTGATAAGTGTTCGTGTTGCCAATTCTCAGGGAGAACCGTTGACCGTGCGTGCTTTGTTACCTCCAGACCAAAAATGGCATAATGAACAAATGACATTAGCTTTGCCGTCTCAGAATATCCACTGGTTTGATGTTCAATCAGGTGATGCTCTTCGGTAG
- a CDS encoding carbohydrate ABC transporter permease, whose protein sequence is MAVTQEKLTANPQPETRIKNSGKKILLWVAIALVVIFCLAPVMWQLLTSFKLNQDIAKIPTVYFPTRITLNHYTELFIRRPFWRYILNSAFVSIVSTALSLALGAPAAYALARLRPWGGKAILAGILIVTLFPGILLFLGLLEIIQWLHLGNNYLALIIPYIAINLPLTILVLRSFFQQLPKDLEDSARVDGYNTWQMLVQILLPMTIPALVTTGILTFIFAWNEFIFALTFITREEMKTIPVAAAQLGGASVFEIPYGSIAAATVVGTLPLVLLVLFFQRKIIQGLTAGAVKG, encoded by the coding sequence ATGGCAGTAACTCAGGAAAAATTGACGGCAAATCCTCAACCAGAAACAAGGATAAAAAATTCGGGAAAAAAGATTTTGCTTTGGGTGGCGATCGCCTTAGTTGTCATTTTCTGTTTAGCCCCAGTCATGTGGCAATTACTGACCTCATTTAAGTTGAATCAGGATATTGCTAAAATTCCCACTGTTTATTTTCCCACTCGGATTACTCTCAATCACTACACTGAATTATTCATTCGTCGTCCGTTTTGGCGATACATATTAAATAGTGCCTTTGTCTCAATTGTTTCCACAGCTTTATCTTTAGCGCTGGGTGCGCCTGCTGCTTACGCTTTAGCACGGTTGCGTCCTTGGGGTGGAAAAGCCATCCTTGCAGGTATCCTCATTGTGACTTTGTTCCCTGGAATTTTATTGTTTTTGGGACTATTGGAAATTATCCAATGGTTGCATCTAGGCAACAACTATTTAGCGCTCATTATTCCCTACATTGCTATTAATTTACCTTTGACAATTCTGGTGTTACGTAGCTTTTTTCAGCAATTACCAAAAGATTTGGAAGATTCCGCAAGGGTAGATGGCTACAACACTTGGCAAATGCTAGTGCAAATATTACTACCCATGACAATTCCTGCTTTGGTGACTACTGGAATTCTCACCTTTATTTTTGCCTGGAATGAGTTTATCTTTGCTCTGACGTTTATTACTCGTGAAGAGATGAAAACCATTCCCGTTGCTGCGGCACAATTAGGTGGTGCATCAGTCTTTGAAATTCCTTATGGTTCGATTGCTGCAGCAACCGTTGTTGGCACATTGCCTTTGGTTTTACTCGTTTTGTTTTTCCAGCGCAAGATTATTCAAGGTCTGACTGCTGGTGCTGTTAAAGGTTGA
- a CDS encoding serine/threonine-protein kinase, with product MINNSNKVQLSGYTVSVMMSQTIGGRYRIIQQIGKGGFAVTFIAEDTQRPGNPQCVIKQFKPIATDEKTLQAGKTLFVQEAQTLEQLGNHDQIPRLLAHFEENQEFYLVQEFIEGHDLNEEMLPGKPLSEAFVVQLLQDILEVLAFVHQQGVIHCDIKPSNIRRRLSDGKIVLIDFGAVNQISTQVVNSQGETTFTLAIGTRGYMPSEQANGNPKFSSDIYALGIICIQALTGIHPDSQEGGELTTYPADTTYPTTGEIIWRDRAQVSPQLANILDKMVCYDFRERYYSANEALQAIKELSSTSPLKKALIGVGIATSVALLIAFFYQFYKLREPKHNINFLSYENSQYDIKIKYAEGWIKQEQGDFFGEVAEFFPTDKNLSHSCPLEMAIRINDLPKKLLSLEEYKNLAVKKIKNNNPSTHITDESSPTTTLSNFRAYKLIYTRQDGKCHLRVMETGTVRHNKAYYITYTAESSQYSNFLPIAEKMINSFQILKND from the coding sequence ATGATTAACAACTCCAACAAAGTGCAACTTTCAGGATATACGGTGAGTGTAATGATGAGTCAAACGATAGGAGGACGTTACCGAATTATCCAACAGATAGGAAAAGGGGGATTTGCTGTCACTTTTATAGCTGAAGATACACAACGACCGGGAAATCCTCAATGTGTTATCAAGCAATTTAAACCGATAGCTACCGATGAGAAGACCTTGCAGGCTGGAAAAACTCTGTTTGTGCAGGAAGCCCAGACTTTAGAACAATTAGGAAACCATGACCAAATTCCGCGACTATTAGCTCACTTTGAGGAAAATCAAGAATTTTATTTAGTTCAGGAATTTATTGAAGGTCACGACCTCAATGAAGAAATGCTTCCAGGAAAACCACTGAGTGAAGCTTTTGTGGTTCAACTTTTACAAGATATTTTAGAGGTTTTAGCTTTTGTCCACCAGCAAGGGGTGATTCACTGCGATATAAAACCCTCCAATATCCGACGGCGTCTGTCAGATGGCAAAATTGTGTTGATTGACTTTGGTGCAGTCAATCAAATCTCTACTCAGGTAGTTAATTCTCAGGGAGAAACGACTTTTACTCTGGCAATTGGCACTCGTGGTTATATGCCCAGCGAACAAGCAAATGGTAATCCAAAATTTAGTAGCGATATTTACGCACTTGGTATCATTTGTATCCAAGCTTTGACAGGAATACATCCCGATTCTCAAGAAGGTGGGGAACTGACAACATACCCCGCCGATACAACATACCCCACGACAGGAGAGATTATTTGGCGCGATCGCGCACAGGTCAGTCCTCAATTAGCAAATATACTAGACAAGATGGTGTGCTATGACTTCCGTGAGCGCTACTACTCAGCAAATGAGGCGTTGCAAGCCATCAAGGAGCTATCATCGACATCGCCACTTAAGAAAGCTTTAATTGGAGTGGGAATAGCCACATCAGTGGCCCTTTTGATCGCATTTTTTTACCAGTTCTATAAATTGAGAGAACCAAAACACAATATAAATTTCTTAAGTTATGAAAATTCTCAATATGATATAAAAATTAAATATGCGGAAGGTTGGATAAAACAAGAACAAGGTGATTTCTTTGGAGAGGTTGCTGAATTCTTTCCCACCGATAAAAATTTGTCACATTCCTGTCCACTGGAGATGGCTATACGTATTAACGACTTACCAAAAAAATTACTGTCTCTAGAGGAATATAAAAACTTAGCTGTAAAAAAAATTAAGAATAATAACCCAAGCACTCATATCACTGATGAGTCATCTCCAACAACTACGTTGTCAAACTTTAGAGCTTATAAGTTAATTTATACTCGCCAAGATGGTAAATGTCATTTACGAGTTATGGAGACTGGGACTGTAAGACACAATAAAGCTTACTACATCACTTATACAGCAGAATCATCACAATATTCTAACTTTCTACCAATAGCAGAAAAGATGATTAATTCATTCCAAATTCTGAAGAATGATTAG
- a CDS encoding ABC transporter substrate-binding protein has translation MLEKILQKLKSRLGMFLAVLLSIILFSISQALSQQPVVLNMLITALDAPPWKQGIIKDFETKNPGIRINLIEGPNAANLLEDLYTSAFILGDSPYDLVNMDVIWTPKFAAAGWLLDLGDRLTKEELAAFSPKDVEGGRYEGKLYRIPMRSDVGVFYYREDLLKQAGYQPPDTFGDLLKISKSLKEQGKINWGYVWQGRQYEGLAAMFVEVLEGFGGFWVNPATLEVGLDKPETLKAIAFLKDTIQEGISPGGVTTYQEEETRRFFQSGEAAFLRSWPYVWPLANSEDSPIKGKIGIKPMLSTPGNSGGACLGGWGLGIAKSSKHPKEAWKAIQYFTSEQAQRQFILDAGFVPSRRSLFTDPKIVSKYPHYPKLLEIVDRAVLRPPIAQYAQTSDILQRYLSAALTNRMTPETAMQAAASETRRLLAGGK, from the coding sequence ATGTTGGAAAAGATATTACAAAAACTTAAATCTCGCTTAGGGATGTTTTTGGCTGTTTTACTGAGCATCATCTTATTTTCTATATCGCAAGCCTTATCGCAGCAACCAGTAGTCCTGAATATGTTGATTACTGCTCTTGATGCCCCACCTTGGAAGCAAGGCATAATCAAAGACTTTGAAACAAAAAATCCGGGCATTCGCATCAATCTTATTGAAGGTCCAAATGCTGCAAATTTGCTCGAAGACCTCTATACTTCAGCATTTATCTTGGGTGATTCTCCTTATGACTTGGTGAATATGGATGTCATTTGGACACCCAAGTTTGCTGCTGCTGGGTGGTTGTTAGATCTGGGCGATCGCTTGACAAAAGAAGAGTTAGCAGCATTCTCGCCCAAAGACGTAGAAGGGGGACGTTACGAAGGCAAATTATATCGAATTCCCATGCGGAGCGATGTTGGAGTCTTTTACTACCGGGAAGACTTGCTCAAGCAAGCAGGTTATCAACCGCCAGACACCTTTGGAGATTTGCTCAAAATTTCTAAGTCATTAAAAGAACAAGGCAAAATTAATTGGGGTTATGTTTGGCAAGGTCGCCAGTATGAGGGACTTGCTGCTATGTTTGTGGAAGTTTTGGAAGGTTTTGGGGGATTTTGGGTCAATCCCGCTACCTTAGAAGTTGGACTAGATAAACCCGAGACATTAAAGGCGATCGCGTTTCTCAAAGACACAATACAGGAGGGTATCTCTCCTGGTGGAGTGACAACGTACCAGGAAGAAGAAACCAGGCGCTTTTTCCAAAGCGGTGAAGCAGCATTTCTACGCAGTTGGCCCTATGTTTGGCCTCTAGCCAATAGTGAAGATTCACCCATCAAAGGTAAAATTGGGATTAAACCAATGCTTTCCACCCCTGGTAACAGTGGAGGAGCTTGTTTGGGAGGTTGGGGTTTGGGAATTGCCAAATCTTCCAAACATCCGAAAGAAGCCTGGAAAGCAATTCAGTACTTCACGAGTGAACAAGCACAACGCCAATTTATTTTGGACGCGGGTTTTGTGCCAAGCCGACGCTCATTATTTACAGACCCAAAAATTGTCAGCAAATACCCTCACTATCCTAAGCTACTGGAAATAGTTGATAGAGCAGTTTTACGTCCACCTATCGCTCAATATGCTCAAACATCAGATATTTTGCAACGTTACCTCAGTGCTGCCTTGACAAATCGTATGACACCTGAAACAGCGATGCAAGCTGCTGCTAGTGAAACCAGACGACTGTTAGCAGGTGGAAAATAG
- a CDS encoding COP23 domain-containing protein → MRLGLLNQVLTRVTKSFVIASLGAIAAIATINQKSYANDNKFFCGQSNGAPVTMVRTSRGNEPFIRWVVKDFSNSGFTPQKRCEMVSARFQRYYDNGTLYITSRNDSQGYPVLCIADRKGGSCLPDNVLVTLKPGTDTGRVLRQILDFRRGADVKPVELSGSHYESYSDGDLYVDVKQLVDQVDTEEGSESAATNTPNGDLYLDVNQVVDQGDSEGGSESATTNTRS, encoded by the coding sequence ATGAGACTCGGATTACTTAATCAAGTGTTGACAAGAGTTACCAAATCCTTTGTCATAGCCTCACTTGGTGCAATTGCCGCAATTGCAACGATCAATCAGAAAAGCTACGCTAATGACAATAAGTTCTTCTGCGGTCAGAGCAACGGTGCTCCCGTAACGATGGTTCGTACTTCACGAGGCAATGAACCATTCATTCGTTGGGTCGTTAAAGATTTCAGTAATTCAGGGTTCACACCGCAGAAACGCTGTGAGATGGTTTCTGCAAGATTCCAGCGCTATTATGACAACGGCACGCTGTACATCACAAGTAGAAATGATTCTCAAGGTTATCCAGTGCTGTGTATCGCCGATCGCAAGGGTGGTTCTTGTTTACCTGACAACGTGCTTGTTACCCTCAAGCCTGGAACAGATACCGGGCGTGTTCTCAGACAAATTCTTGATTTTCGCCGTGGTGCCGATGTAAAACCTGTTGAACTCAGTGGCAGTCATTACGAATCATACTCTGATGGTGATCTCTATGTGGATGTCAAGCAACTTGTAGATCAAGTTGACACTGAGGAAGGTAGTGAATCTGCTGCAACCAACACTCCTAATGGAGATCTTTATCTGGATGTCAATCAAGTTGTAGATCAAGGTGACAGCGAGGGAGGTAGTGAATCTGCTACAACCAACACTCGTAGTTGA
- a CDS encoding DUF4168 domain-containing protein, whose product MMRFAYEIPVVVLGAAAIVIVQSPVVVGLTAVEVNNIAKAITVRIDGSNPGSGVIINRQGNTYTVLTNWHVVQLKGDYTIQTPDGQRYQVNPKLVKPLSEVDLAIVQFESTQSYRKPELGNAEQLIEGTTVYVAGWAVADAVSIESSYRFVDGRISGRLSTNKAKNGYSLIYTNTTKPGMSGGPVLDEQGRLVGINGQAITDIRTGGIDFFGIPINTYLQVSSAFVGSLVATNNTASSLQGSNSLEQKPSSVVPSKVDIQSTSQVSTHELENYLRALSAMKPERQEAFEEIRKIVGGEEVPKIDCNDQDSLNYLPQEARDIAVNYCKRSQKILEDNGLTFDRFNQITAELEEDNLKRQVDNASPKLQMSPGSQHVELRFLNNF is encoded by the coding sequence ATGATGAGGTTTGCTTATGAAATTCCAGTAGTAGTGCTTGGTGCAGCGGCAATTGTGATAGTACAGTCTCCAGTCGTGGTGGGTTTAACCGCAGTAGAGGTTAACAACATTGCTAAGGCGATAACAGTTCGTATAGATGGGTCTAATCCCGGTTCTGGGGTGATTATTAACCGCCAAGGAAATACTTACACTGTCCTCACTAACTGGCATGTGGTCCAACTCAAAGGAGATTATACCATTCAAACCCCTGATGGTCAGCGTTATCAGGTTAATCCTAAACTTGTCAAACCCTTGTCAGAGGTAGATTTGGCAATTGTACAATTCGAGAGCACACAAAGCTATCGTAAACCTGAGCTAGGCAATGCCGAACAGCTCATTGAAGGTACAACGGTTTATGTTGCTGGGTGGGCTGTCGCAGATGCAGTCAGCATAGAAAGTAGCTACCGTTTTGTCGATGGACGCATTTCTGGGCGCTTGTCTACAAATAAGGCTAAAAATGGTTACAGTTTGATATACACAAATACCACCAAACCAGGTATGAGTGGCGGTCCGGTGCTAGATGAGCAGGGACGTTTAGTGGGAATCAACGGACAAGCAATAACCGATATTAGAACTGGAGGGATAGATTTTTTCGGCATTCCTATCAACACCTACTTGCAAGTTTCCTCAGCATTTGTTGGTTCGCTTGTCGCTACAAACAATACAGCTTCTAGCTTGCAAGGTAGCAATTCTCTTGAGCAAAAACCCTCCTCTGTTGTTCCTTCAAAAGTTGACATTCAATCGACATCACAAGTTAGTACTCATGAACTCGAAAATTATCTCAGAGCTTTGTCAGCAATGAAACCAGAGCGTCAAGAAGCATTTGAAGAAATCAGAAAAATTGTTGGTGGTGAGGAAGTTCCAAAAATTGATTGTAACGATCAAGATAGCTTAAATTATCTTCCCCAAGAGGCTAGAGATATAGCGGTAAATTACTGCAAGCGCTCCCAAAAAATACTTGAAGATAATGGTCTGACTTTTGATAGGTTTAATCAAATTACTGCGGAGCTAGAAGAAGATAACTTAAAGCGTCAGGTTGATAATGCTTCACCAAAATTGCAAATGAGTCCTGGGAGTCAGCACGTAGAATTACGGTTTCTTAACAATTTTTAA